A single genomic interval of Flavihumibacter rivuli harbors:
- a CDS encoding VPS10 domain-containing protein, whose protein sequence is MKSLIPLSLLTLALTAGAQPKKGRQPAAATPAPAPDHSQWLKPVKWRNIGPFRGGRSVAVAGVVNDPQTYYMGTTGGGVWRTRDAGMSWSNISDGFFTTGSVGAIAVAESDPNVVVVGMGEHAPRGVMTSYGDGVYKSTDGGDTWKKMGLEMTRHIAAIRIHPNNPDVIYVAAQGALHGPSADRGIYQSTDGGQTWKKIFYIDENTGCADLSMDMNNPRILYAAMWDHRRLPWQVKSGGPGSGLYKSVDGGQTWKRLENGIPKEQGKMAIEVSRANSKKVYALVESDTEKEQGGLFVSNDGGNSFNRISKDHRLTQRAWYYIEIATDPLNENTVYVFNSPGLKSADGGRTWTNIRGTHGDYHQLWINPKNSKNMIVANDGGAAISFNGGQIWSRQDNQPTAQFYRVNADNRFPYYVYGGQQDNTSVMIASRSLNGYTIGVNDWSYSAGGESAFLAFDPDNPKYVMGGSYQGTIELLDQEIREGKGVMVAPIQYQALQPKDMKYRFNWNAPIIYSKHEPNAFYHAGNRLFKTTDMGKSWTVVSPDLTRHDTSKMGISGVPYTNEGAGGENYATLSYVVESPHEKGVMYTGSDDGLVHITRDGGATWANITPAGMPECLVNSIEVSPHDKATVYIACTKYKENDFTPFIYRSSDYGKTWTRINNGIPNGAYTRVVREDDVRKGLLYAGTETGFYISYDNGNQWKQLQLNLPVTPITDLKVHKGDLVAATMGRSFWILDDLYLLRYADQLAGTKTLKLIQPEDAYRVSGGSQLDGEIDEHGPSNLFSGINAASGLSLYYQLPALADSQRVLLTIRNEQGELVRQFADTADKDYTGFPGGPSPEPTLSRKAGLNRFFWDLRYPILPGVPTVFIEGSYEGHKVPPGNYTVTIQAGGQSETVNFKVLADSRIKATPAEYAQQHQVLQAVEQDIREIHGSVLKMRKAKAQLGQLLDLVEKDANYTEVYKQGKAILRKINSWEDDVVQNKAESNDDIINFVNKISADYIFLKGEMDVNIPYVTEGQKAQLAALQGQWKPYKDRYNEIISKDLTAFNALCRSLNMDKVLLPK, encoded by the coding sequence ATGAAATCCCTGATCCCTCTTTCCCTTTTGACCCTGGCGCTAACGGCCGGGGCACAACCGAAAAAAGGCCGGCAGCCGGCAGCGGCAACACCTGCCCCGGCACCTGATCATTCCCAATGGCTCAAGCCTGTTAAATGGCGCAATATCGGTCCCTTCCGTGGTGGCCGTTCCGTGGCTGTTGCCGGTGTGGTGAATGATCCCCAGACCTATTACATGGGTACCACCGGCGGTGGCGTATGGCGCACCCGCGATGCCGGTATGAGCTGGTCGAATATCTCAGACGGATTCTTCACTACAGGTTCTGTTGGCGCGATCGCCGTTGCGGAATCCGATCCCAATGTGGTGGTCGTAGGAATGGGGGAACACGCCCCGCGTGGGGTTATGACCTCCTATGGCGACGGGGTGTATAAGTCGACCGATGGCGGTGATACCTGGAAGAAGATGGGATTGGAAATGACCCGCCATATTGCTGCGATCAGGATCCATCCCAACAACCCCGATGTCATTTATGTGGCAGCACAAGGCGCCCTGCATGGACCTTCCGCTGACCGCGGTATTTACCAATCCACCGATGGCGGGCAGACCTGGAAAAAGATCTTCTATATCGATGAGAACACCGGCTGTGCCGACCTGAGCATGGATATGAATAATCCTCGTATCCTTTATGCTGCTATGTGGGACCATCGTCGTTTACCCTGGCAGGTTAAGAGTGGAGGCCCCGGCAGTGGTTTGTATAAGTCTGTAGATGGCGGCCAGACCTGGAAGCGTTTGGAAAATGGCATCCCTAAGGAACAGGGTAAGATGGCCATTGAAGTATCCAGGGCAAATTCCAAAAAAGTATATGCGCTGGTGGAGAGTGATACAGAGAAAGAGCAGGGTGGTTTATTTGTGAGCAATGATGGCGGGAATAGTTTCAATAGGATCAGCAAAGACCATCGCCTGACCCAGCGCGCCTGGTACTATATTGAGATCGCTACCGACCCGCTGAATGAGAACACTGTTTATGTGTTCAATTCACCCGGATTGAAATCGGCGGATGGGGGAAGGACATGGACCAATATCCGTGGCACCCATGGTGATTACCACCAGTTGTGGATCAATCCTAAGAACAGCAAGAACATGATCGTGGCCAATGATGGTGGCGCTGCCATCAGTTTCAATGGAGGCCAGATCTGGAGCCGCCAGGATAACCAGCCTACGGCGCAATTCTATCGCGTGAATGCGGATAACCGCTTCCCTTATTATGTGTACGGTGGGCAGCAGGATAATACTTCCGTGATGATCGCGAGCCGGAGCCTCAATGGCTATACCATTGGCGTGAATGACTGGTCCTATTCCGCCGGTGGTGAAAGTGCCTTCCTGGCATTCGACCCTGATAACCCTAAGTATGTTATGGGCGGAAGCTACCAGGGTACCATTGAATTGCTGGACCAGGAGATCAGGGAAGGCAAGGGGGTGATGGTGGCGCCCATCCAATACCAGGCACTGCAGCCCAAAGACATGAAGTACCGCTTCAACTGGAACGCGCCGATCATTTATTCGAAGCATGAACCCAATGCCTTTTACCATGCCGGTAACCGACTTTTCAAGACAACGGATATGGGCAAGAGCTGGACAGTTGTTTCGCCCGACCTGACCAGGCATGATACCAGCAAGATGGGCATCAGTGGGGTGCCTTATACCAATGAAGGCGCCGGGGGAGAGAACTATGCGACCTTATCGTATGTGGTGGAGTCGCCCCATGAAAAAGGCGTGATGTATACAGGTAGCGATGATGGCCTGGTGCATATAACGAGGGATGGTGGGGCCACCTGGGCCAATATCACCCCTGCCGGTATGCCCGAATGCCTGGTGAACAGCATTGAAGTATCGCCGCATGATAAGGCAACGGTCTATATCGCCTGTACAAAGTACAAGGAGAATGACTTTACGCCATTTATTTACCGCAGTAGCGATTATGGCAAGACCTGGACAAGGATCAATAATGGCATTCCTAACGGTGCCTATACGCGTGTGGTGAGGGAAGACGATGTGCGCAAAGGATTATTGTATGCCGGAACAGAGACAGGATTCTATATTTCCTATGACAACGGCAACCAGTGGAAGCAACTGCAGTTGAACCTGCCCGTTACCCCCATTACCGACCTGAAGGTTCATAAGGGTGACCTGGTTGCAGCTACCATGGGCCGTTCTTTCTGGATACTCGATGATCTTTACCTCTTGCGTTATGCGGATCAGTTGGCCGGTACCAAGACCCTGAAACTGATCCAGCCGGAAGATGCTTACCGGGTGAGCGGGGGAAGCCAGTTGGATGGGGAGATCGATGAGCATGGACCATCCAACCTGTTCAGTGGGATCAATGCTGCTTCAGGTTTGTCCTTGTACTACCAGTTGCCTGCATTGGCAGATAGCCAAAGGGTGCTGCTCACCATCCGCAACGAACAGGGAGAATTGGTGAGGCAGTTTGCTGATACTGCCGATAAGGATTATACAGGCTTCCCTGGTGGGCCATCACCTGAGCCAACACTTTCCCGTAAGGCAGGATTGAACCGCTTCTTCTGGGACCTTCGCTATCCTATCCTTCCGGGTGTGCCCACCGTATTCATTGAAGGAAGCTATGAAGGCCATAAGGTGCCGCCGGGAAATTATACCGTGACCATCCAGGCAGGCGGACAAAGCGAAACGGTAAACTTCAAGGTGCTGGCCGATTCAAGGATCAAAGCGACCCCGGCAGAATATGCCCAACAGCACCAGGTATTGCAGGCGGTTGAACAGGATATCCGTGAGATCCATGGATCAGTGCTGAAGATGCGCAAGGCAAAAGCACAGCTGGGTCAATTGCTTGACCTGGTGGAGAAGGATGCCAACTATACGGAAGTGTATAAGCAGGGCAAGGCTATCCTCAGGAAGATCAACAGTTGGGAAGATGATGTGGTACAGAATAAGGCGGAAAGCAATGATGATATCATCAACTTCGTCAATAAGATCAGTGCCGATTATATCTTCCTGAAAGGGGAGATGGATGTGAACATCCCCTATGTGACCGAAGGCCAAAAGGCGCAGCTGGCTGCCTTGCAGGGTCAGTGGAAGCCTTACAAGGACCGATACAACGAGATCATCAGCAAGGACCTGACCGCATTCAATGCATTATGCAGGAGCCTGAACATGGATAAGGTGTTGTTGCCTAAGTAA
- a CDS encoding N-acetylmuramoyl-L-alanine amidase, with protein sequence MRKIVVSIVLLAMVAIACSPNPYARTNKAYRKQAKTYAGRLREMPPANSMDDAAYWVGTTNFSMRKPNYVVIHHTAQNSCEQTLKTFTLTRTQVSAHYVICRDGTIHHMLNDYLRAHHAGLARWGNNTDLNSSSIGIELDNNGFESFDERQVNSLLRLLDTLKVRHNIPAANFIGHGDIAPTRKNDPNWRFPWKQLADKGFGHWYRDTTGLVVPEYFDHLQALKIVGFDTKDSSAAILAFKRHWLQDTIPGMTEPAKKILYSLQQQY encoded by the coding sequence ATGCGAAAAATAGTTGTTAGCATCGTCCTCCTGGCGATGGTGGCTATTGCCTGTAGCCCTAACCCCTATGCCCGCACCAACAAAGCCTATCGCAAACAGGCGAAAACCTATGCGGGAAGATTGAGGGAAATGCCTCCGGCCAATTCCATGGATGATGCCGCCTATTGGGTGGGCACCACCAATTTTTCCATGCGCAAGCCCAATTATGTGGTCATTCACCACACTGCCCAGAACAGTTGTGAACAGACCCTGAAGACCTTTACCCTCACCCGCACCCAGGTGAGTGCGCATTACGTGATCTGCAGGGATGGTACCATCCACCACATGCTCAACGATTACCTGAGGGCACACCATGCAGGTTTGGCCAGATGGGGGAATAATACAGACCTCAACTCCTCCAGCATTGGCATTGAACTGGACAATAACGGCTTCGAATCCTTCGATGAACGCCAGGTCAACAGCCTGCTGCGTTTATTGGACACCCTGAAGGTCCGCCACAATATCCCCGCCGCCAATTTCATTGGCCATGGTGATATTGCCCCCACCAGGAAGAACGACCCTAACTGGCGATTCCCCTGGAAGCAGCTGGCAGATAAAGGCTTCGGGCATTGGTACCGCGATACCACTGGATTGGTCGTACCTGAATACTTTGACCATTTACAGGCACTGAAGATCGTAGGCTTCGATACCAAAGACAGCAGTGCGGCCATCCTTGCTTTCAAAAGGCATTGGTTACAGGACACTATCCCAGGAATGACCGAACCGGCCAAAAAGATCCTTTATAGCCTTCAACAGCAATATTGA